GGCTTTACATCGgtcacattgaatttttaagGTCTTATGGAGAACTTCCTGGTCATCCACCAACTGCGTTGTAACGGCGTGCTGGAGGGTATCAGGATCTGCAGGAAAGGTTTCCCCAGCAGAATCCTCTACGGTGACTTCAAGCAGAGGTACTAGAGCCTGTCAGTGGGCCAAAAACACGTCATATACGCAACATCTAGCTAGTTAGCTAAATGGTAGTAGCCCCAAACTACAACTAAATGTGTCTCATTAGTTTGTGTAGTTGAGGTTGCAACactagattgattgattgattgattgattgattgattgattgattggttgattgattgattgattgactgattatCGGTGATATTTTGGTTCACATTGGCTGTGTTTTGAAACTTCTAACTGCATTCGTTCAGGTACAAAATACTGAACGCTAGCGTCATCCCAGAGGGACATTTCATCGACAACAAGAAAGCTTCAGAGAAACTTTTGGGCTCCATCAATGTTGATCACTCACAGTACAAGTTTGGCCACACCAAGGTGAGGTTTTGGTTTAGCTGAACTTTGTGGCATAACGACGTCTTGTGGTAATTTGACATGGTTTGGATCTGAACCGATACACCACTCAACAGGTGTTCTTCAAAGCTGGACTGCTGGGAACACTGGAGgaaatgagagatgagaaaCTGGTTCAACTGGTGATCATGACTCAGGCTCTGTGCAGAGCCTACGTCATGAGACGGGAATTTGCTAAGATGATGGAGAGGAGGTATATGATGCAGTCgatggaaataaatgttttaaagcAGAAATGGGCTCAGAGCTCAGTCAAACAAAttcacccaatttttttttcaatgacagGGAATCTATTTACTCCATCCAGTACAACATCCGCTCATTCATGAATGTCAAACACTGGCCATGGATGAAGCTCTACTTCAAGATCAAGCCTCTGCTGAAAAGTGCAGAGACTGAGAAAGAGATGGCCCAAATGAAAGAGGACTTTGAGAAAACCAAGGAGGACCTCGCAAAGGCCTTGTCCAAGAAGAAGGAACTGGAGGAGAAGATGGTGTCTCTCCTGCAGGAGAAGAATGACTTGCAGCTGCAGATTCAGTCTGTAAGTGAAATAGATCGAGATGTATCATGGTGacgattgtttacattttgcctATCACGTCTTCAGGAAGGTGAAACTCTTGCCGATGCAGAGGAAAGGTGCGAGGGGCTGATCAAAGCCAAAATCCAGCTTGAAGCCAAAGTCAAAGAGGCTTCTGAGAGgctggaggatgaggaggaggtgaaCGCTGAACTGACAGCCAAGAAGAGGAAGCTGGAGGACGAGTGCTCCGAGTTGAAGAAAGACATCGATGACTTGGAGCTTACCCTGGCTAAAGTTGAGAAGGAGAAGCATGCTACTGAGAACAAGGTTGGTATATCCATAATTCATCTTAAATGGAGTCTATGCTCTTTGCAAATTACTAAAACCCAATAAAATGTGGTGTAGGTTAAAAACTTGGTTGAGGAGATGTCTTCTCAAGATGAGACCATTGCCAAGTTGTCCAAAGAGAAGAAGGCCCTCCAAGAGTCCCATCAGCAGACCCTGGATGACCTTCAGGCAGAGGAAGACAAAGTCAACACTCTGACAAAGGCCAACTCGAAACTGGAGCAGCAAGTGGATGATGTGAgacttgtttttcatattttaaagTTGGGTAAGGAATGTCTTAATCTAATGTTTTACCCAACATGCAAACTCACTAGCTTGAAGGATCCCTGGAGCAAGAAAAGAAGCTCCGCATGGATCTTGAGCGATCCAAGAGGAAGCTGGAAGGAGATCTGAAGCTGGCCCATGAGACCATCATGGATCTGGAAAACGACAAGCAGCAGTCTGATGAGAAAATCAAGAAGTATGTGAGAATCACTGTTGAACACTTTTCTGTGTGTTTCATACTGGTCTaatccaaaaatatatataaccaAGGAGGGACTTTGAGATGAGCCAGCTTCTCTGCAAGATCGAGGATGAACAGTCAGTCGGGATTCAGcttcataagaaaataaaagaactgcaggtaaaacaaaatgtaacagTAATGTTTGCATTGGAAATGATTCGATTTAGTTTTGCTGTCATCCACAATCATGATTTATATCCAATCATAGGCCCGCATTGAGGAGCTTGAGGAGGAGATTGAAGCCGAGCGGGCCGCTCGCGCCAAGGTGGAGAAGCAGAGGTCCGATCTCGCCAGGGAACTCGAAGAGATCAGCGAGCGACTCGAAGAGGCCGGCGGTGCCACCTCGGTGCAGATCGAGATGAACAAAAAGCGTGAGGCCGAATTCCAGAAGCTGCGTCGCGACCTAGAAGAGTCCACCCTGCAGCACGAGGCCACCGCCGCGGGTCTCCGCAAGAAGCAGGCTGACAGCGTGGCTGAGCTCGGCGAGCAGATCGATAACCTTCAGCGGATCAAACAGAagctggagaaggagaagagCGAATACAAGATGGAGATTGACGACCTCAGCAGCAACATGGAGGCCATTGCCAAATCCAAAGTAAAGTTGACAAACAACTAAGCATAAGATCAAATCAATAACCAATCATCGTTCAATCAGTaaccttgttttgtttgttttgattttgtagGGAAACCTGGAAAAAATGTGCCGTTCGCTGGAAGATCAATTGAGTGAATACAAGTGCAAGCATGAGGAGCACATGCGTCAATTTAATGACATCAATGTCCAAAGAGCAAGATTGACGACTGAAAACGGTGAGTCAAAAATGGATTGCActtggaaaaaaaggaaaaggttATATATAGACCCACATCCTTCCAAAGGTTTTTTTGAAGTGGTccaacattatttttttctttcaggggaAATTGGTCGTCAGTTGGAGGAAAAGGAATCTCTTGTTTCCCAGCTCACCAGAGGCAAGCAGGCCTACATTCATCAAATTGAAGAGCTCAAAAGGGCCCTGGAAGAAGAAACAAAGGTGTTGTTGTGGGGTTGTCTTGAATGTGTCATAGTGTTTGTGTATTTCTAAGCCACAATTATCCTCTCGTTGTTGTTAAAAGTCCAAGAACGCCCTGGCCCACGCCGTGCAGTCCTCCCGCCATGACTGTGACCTGCTCCGAGAGCAgtacgaggaggagctggaggccAAGGCTGAGCTGCAGCGAGCCATGTCTAAGGCCAACAGCGAGGTGGCTCAGTGGAGGACCAAATATGAGACGGACGCTATCCAGCGCACTGAGGAGCTTGAGGAGGCCAAGTGAGTCCTGACAAGCACACCACTGAGCAAATAATGTTTCGTTACTGAGATCTTTGCAAAAAAACTTTCAACAGGAAGAAGCTTGCTCAGCGTCTCCAGGATGCAGAGGAGTCCATCGAGGCGGTGAATTCAAAATGTGCCTCACTGGAAAAGACCAAACAGAGGCTGCTGGGGGAAGTGGAAGATCTGATGATTGATGTGGAAAGAGCTAACGCTCTGGCTGCCGTCCTCGATAAGAAGCAAAGGAACTTTGATAAGGTCATCTTATGGTTCATCTAGAACATAaggcagttttttttccaatatgagCTGACTAAAggcgcttctttttttttttttttatctgttcaGGTTCTTGCTGAGTGGAAGCAGAAATATGAAGAGAGCCAAGCAGAACTTGAGGGAGCTCTAAAGGAAGCCCGTTCACTCAGTACTGAGATGTTCAAACTGAAGAATTCTTATGAAGAATCTCTAGACCACCTGGAGACCCTGAAGAGGGAGAACAAGAACTTGCAACGTAtgttgatttgtgtgtgtgtgcgcacgctttccctatcatttatttatttatttatttatttatttatttatttatttatttatttatttatttatttatttatttatttatttatttatttatttatttatttatttatttatttatttatttatctatttatttatttatttatttatttcagagGAAATTACCGATTTAACTGAGCAGATTGGAGAGTCCTCAAAGACAATTCATGAGCTGGAAAAAGGCAAAAAGATTGCCGAGACTGAGAGAGCCGAAATCCAAACAGCTCTTGAGGAAGCGGAGGTACTCAAAATGACACATACACTTGAGTCTAATCATAAATCTTAACTGTGCAAAACAATTTCCTTAACCATCACAGGCCACACTGGAGCACGAAGAATCTAAGATCATTCGTATTCAGCTGGAGCTCACCCAAGTCAAGGGCGAGATTGACAGAAAGCTTGCGGAGAAGGATGAGGAGATGGAGCAGATCAAGAGGAACAGTCAGCGTGTGATTGAAGCCATGCAAACCACTTTGGATGCTGAGATCAGGAGCAGGAACGATGCCCTGAGAATCAAGAAGAAGATGGAGGGAGACCTGAATGAGATGGAGATCCAGCTGAGCCACGCCAACCGCCAGGCATCTGAAGCTCAGAAACAGCTGAGGAATGTCCAGGGACAACTCAAGGTACAAAATGAAATACAGTCTGACAGTGGTGAAGCTAGAGGGGGATCTAAGGGGGCACTGGCCACCCCTGAAACATGATAGATTATTGGCTTTTGGCCTGATAATTGAGTTTTTAGTATTTTCcgatttttttctcaaatttcttCCACGTAACACTTACAAGACATAGGACAACAGTCCCgtatataaaaatattgtttcCTCAGCAGAAGCTTTATTGTCTTGAATCCAGGATGCTCAGATACACCTCGATGAAGCTCTGAGGGCTTACGCAGACATGAAGGAGCAGGTCGCCATGGTGGAGCGCAGGAACAACTTAATGCTGGCTGAGATTGAGGAGCTGCGAGTCGCTCTGGAGCAGACGGACAGAAGCCGCAAAGTGGCTGAAGCTGAGCTGGTGGATGCCAGCGAGCGTGTGACGCTTCTGCACTCTCAGGTAAACACTTCACAAAGACAAGCCGACATCCAAACAGTGGTGGATAGAATAAAATGGTTGAATAGCGACACTTTGCTAATCCTTTCTTCAGAACACCAGCCTGATCAACACCAAGAAGAAGTTGGAATCTGATCTGGTTCAGGTCCAGGGTGAAGTGGAGGATTCTATCCAGGAAGCAAGGAATGCTGAAGAAAAGGCTAAGAAGGCCATCACTGATGTAAGCAGCAGCTGACACTGTTTTAATCTACACTTATTAGTCTTGTCTGAGGCAATTTACTTTTacttaaagaaaaacaattgaCACAAGAAAGTGGAAAAAAGGCTCAAAATAATTTTCAGCCTTTTCTGTATACAGTCACGAGCAACATTGTTAAGGTTGATTACAAATGATAGCTTTTAGAATTAAttaaaagatgatattttttcaatATTGTAAGGCCATTGATATGAATAATTATCAGTGTAAAAACAATGGAAAAGGCAAATGATTTTGTTAATATTATTGAATTCACTTTCCTTGCTCACAGTCCCTTTTCCACTTTTGGCATTCAAAGAAATAACCATTAAACTAATCCGAAATACAAATTTGAAATAAATTGTGTTAAATGACCTTAACGTTGAATAAATGGTCAATggtgctcatttgcatattataTTACTCTTGTTGAAACAACTACGTCATGTGTAGGCTGCCATGATGGCAgaggagctgaagaaggagCAGGACACCAGCTCTCATTTggagaggatgaagaagaacCTGGAAGTGACCGTCAAAGATTTGCAGCACCGCCTGGACGAGGCAGAGACTCTGGCTCTCAAGGGGGGCAAGAAGCAGATCCAAAAACTCGAGGCTCGGGTAGGTTaatacgggaaaaaaaacatcctaaCATGTGGTGAATAGTTTGAAATACTGCAAATTgctatgttttcttttcttactcatttatttgggAGAAATCCCCACTCAGGAGTTTTGTTTcgaatttcaaaaacatttacACACAAGTGGAGTTCTGCTTCCCAGCTTGAATTTGAATTCGCCTGGCACCGCTTTGCGTGCTCTTTTGCACTTTGAGACGCGCTATTTAAAGAAGCAAAGAATCAGCACATGATAGTCATCACATATTTTATAAGCAGGCTGACTTCCAATTTAAGTTGTAACTTCATTTGCATATGCTCCTCCTTGGTTACACCCAGTTAGTAGATCAGCTTCCACGTTTATTTATATGCACAATCAAATTGGAGCAAAGCTTTAATAACTGGAATAAGCACACTCTTGGAGGACCTCCTGTCAACCACAATTCATGACCAGACACTCAAACGCAAACTCGTGAACTGGCCAGCCTCCCCCCAGCTCACCCAAATCACACGGCAGCTCGCCAGGCCTCACACATATCTAAAACACACATGCTGTCCCGTCTTTTCTATCTATTTTATATttagatatttttttgttggtgttcaattatttgttgttttgccaAATGATGGTCTTTTTGTGGTCAAGGTGAGGGAGCTGGAATCAGAGGTGGAGGCTGAGCAGAAAAGAGGCGCTGAAGCCATCAAGGGTGTCCGCAAGTACGAACGGCGAGTGAAAGAGCTGACTTATCAGGTAATTTATGATTTACTGTATAACGGGCTGGATGTAGAACACGTTTGACACCTCTAGAGGGCATAAATTACTCTTGTAAACCACTACTAAAAATAAATGTACTATAAATAACCACCTGGATGCTGTTTATTAGAATCCTACATTTGTAATAATACACATTTGAGAAATGTTATGTGACGAGCTATAGTCGACATTCTTCTGTCACAATTGCTTCCACAAAAACTCTCTTGCTAGTCTTAGTCTTGCTGTACCATCTTGTGTGCCACCTTCAGACTGAAGAGGACAAGAAGAACATTACAAGACTTCAGGATCTGGTGGACAAGCTGCAGCTGAAAGTCAAGGCCTACAAGAGGCAATGCGAGGACTCTGTAAGTGCTGCAAatctaaagttaaagttaaagtcccaatgatcgtcacacacacatctgggtgtggtgaaatttgtcctctgcatttaacccatccccatgtgattttgatccatcccctgggggagaggggagcagtgagcagcagcagcggtgccgcgctcaggaatcatttggtgatctaaccccccaattccaacccttaatgctgagtgccaagcagggaggcaatgggtcccattttaatTATTAACATAGATGGTAGTTTTATTGAAGACTAGTGAAGTGTGAATATGTGTGAGCGAGAAAATGGATGTCTCTTTCtaaaattatattatttataatcAATTGGATTCTAATTAATTAAAGAAACTAATTaattaaacaacaaaataaatcttaaatGTAATGTTTTAGTTCCTAAATGTTTTCCCCTACAAAATAATTAacaaattatttaaaatgtGTATAATTTTAAATAGATGTAAATgtacatgtaaaaaaatattttacaattttCCACATTTCTATTTACATTAAACACGTAACCTATTGCTTGAGATGATTTTTTGGTGATCGGtggaattaaaacaaatcaaacaaaTACATGAGAACTTAAACAAAAATTAAGATAATTACACATGTAAGAAAGTTAGAAGGTCTAACTTAAAAACTTAAGGActtaaaatcaataaaaacattttaatgaacCAATTAGATGAACTGCACTGCAAGCATCAGAGTGAGGGACTGCAGGGCATATTCTAAACTTggttggggctagggttagagctagggctaggattagggttagggttaccgctagggttagggctagggttaggaTCATGCAGCTTGACATTATTGCACTTGTGAACTCTACCATCTCTAGGAGGAGCAGGCCAACTCCCACCTGACCAGGTACAGGAAGGTTCAACATGAGATGGAGGAGGCTCAGGAACGAGCCGACATTGCCGAGTCGCAGGTCAATAAGCTGAGGGCCAAGAGTCGGGACTTTGCCAGGGTATGTTTGCTTATTTTCAATGAGAGTTGAATCATCAACATTTGACTTCAATGCCTCATCATTTCTTCTCTGTTCTTCTAAAGGGAAAGGATGCTGAAGAATGAACATTAGTCACAATAAGACACGGCAAGAAATCATAAAATATGgtatttttgtcaaatgtgtCTCGTGTGTAATTTAATAAATTTGCCAGCAATTGGATGacctttgatttgtttgttgtgtttgttgGGGCAAGATGGACAATTAATTCAAATGCCTATTTCATATATGAAATACATCATTTGGTTTTGTGGGTGGGACTAAATGTGATCAAATctgcattgaaaaaaatatatatgtgaaTTAAAAAGACATTCATTTATCGAAGTATATACGTTAGGCAAGCTCCCTAGTTCCAAGATGATTTATACAGTGTCAACGTGTCAGCTGTATGTATCAAGCCTCCAAAATAACCCGGCACTTCAAGTGTTGCCCGTTACCACCCGAAAGACGTCTAGGTTAAGGCGACTGTAAATCTTACGCGCGTGGTGTTAATGTTCGTGTCAGTCAAGTGACCTGACAGTTTGTCTTTGGAAGTATGTGAGCGATGTCAAGGTCCTGTGATAAAAATAGACCCAATAGTAGCTCATTAGAATGTCAATTGCAGGTAGCTTACTCTTTGACAAAAATATATTGATGAAAGCAACTGTTTGAGGCCCACTTTTGATTGAGGCTGTCTGAGGAataatgaaatatatatatatatatatatatataaataatgtttAAATACCATTCAGACAATAAAAACTcagcatttatatatatatatatacgtatgtatctattttttattctcttttttaGTGTTCCGTATATTTTCAGCTAGAAACTGATATCTCCTCACTGAAGTTTGGA
This genomic interval from Syngnathus typhle isolate RoL2023-S1 ecotype Sweden linkage group LG11, RoL_Styp_1.0, whole genome shotgun sequence contains the following:
- the LOC133161854 gene encoding myosin heavy chain, fast skeletal muscle-like produces the protein MSGDPEMECFGQAAIYLRKPERERLEAQNTPFDAKTAYFVVEPTEIYVKGKLMKKEAGKATVEIKGGKNLTVKEEDIFPMNPPKFDKIEDMAMMTHLSEPAVLYNLKERYAAWMIYTYSGLFCVTVNPYKWLPVYDTIVVSGYRGKKRIEAPPHIFSISDNAYQFMLQDRENQSILITGESGAGKTVNTKRVIQYFATIAVAGGKKQEQSASKMKGSLEDQIIAANPLLEAYGNAKTVRNDNSSRFGKFIRIHFGTTGKLASADIETYLLEKSRVTFQLSAERSYHIFYQLATGHKPELLEALLITTNPYDYPMISHGEITVKSINDVEEFIATDTAIDILGFTAEEKVSIFKLTGAVMHHGNMKFKQKQREEQAEPDGTEVADKIAYLMGLNSADMLKALCYPRVKVGNEMVVKGQTVPQVHNSVSALSKSVYEKMFLWMVVRINEMLDTKQPRNFFIGVLDIAGFEIFDFNSLEQLCINFTNEKLQQFFNHHMFVLEQEEYKKEGIEWEFIDFGMDLAACIELIEKPMGIFSILEEECMFPKASDVTFKNKLYDQHLGKSAPFQKPKPAKGKAEAHFALVHYAGTVDYNVNGWLDKNKDPLNDSVVQLYQKSSMKLLALLYLAHSSDEAKGAKKGGKKKGGSFQTVSALFRENLGKLMTNLRSTHPHFVRCLIPNETKTPGLMENFLVIHQLRCNGVLEGIRICRKGFPSRILYGDFKQRYKILNASVIPEGHFIDNKKASEKLLGSINVDHSQYKFGHTKVFFKAGLLGTLEEMRDEKLVQLVIMTQALCRAYVMRREFAKMMERRESIYSIQYNIRSFMNVKHWPWMKLYFKIKPLLKSAETEKEMAQMKEDFEKTKEDLAKALSKKKELEEKMVSLLQEKNDLQLQIQSEGETLADAEERCEGLIKAKIQLEAKVKEASERLEDEEEVNAELTAKKRKLEDECSELKKDIDDLELTLAKVEKEKHATENKVKNLVEEMSSQDETIAKLSKEKKALQESHQQTLDDLQAEEDKVNTLTKANSKLEQQVDDLEGSLEQEKKLRMDLERSKRKLEGDLKLAHETIMDLENDKQQSDEKIKKRDFEMSQLLCKIEDEQSVGIQLHKKIKELQARIEELEEEIEAERAARAKVEKQRSDLARELEEISERLEEAGGATSVQIEMNKKREAEFQKLRRDLEESTLQHEATAAGLRKKQADSVAELGEQIDNLQRIKQKLEKEKSEYKMEIDDLSSNMEAIAKSKGNLEKMCRSLEDQLSEYKCKHEEHMRQFNDINVQRARLTTENGEIGRQLEEKESLVSQLTRGKQAYIHQIEELKRALEEETKSKNALAHAVQSSRHDCDLLREQYEEELEAKAELQRAMSKANSEVAQWRTKYETDAIQRTEELEEAKKKLAQRLQDAEESIEAVNSKCASLEKTKQRLLGEVEDLMIDVERANALAAVLDKKQRNFDKVLAEWKQKYEESQAELEGALKEARSLSTEMFKLKNSYEESLDHLETLKRENKNLQQEITDLTEQIGESSKTIHELEKGKKIAETERAEIQTALEEAEATLEHEESKIIRIQLELTQVKGEIDRKLAEKDEEMEQIKRNSQRVIEAMQTTLDAEIRSRNDALRIKKKMEGDLNEMEIQLSHANRQASEAQKQLRNVQGQLKDAQIHLDEALRAYADMKEQVAMVERRNNLMLAEIEELRVALEQTDRSRKVAEAELVDASERVTLLHSQNTSLINTKKKLESDLVQVQGEVEDSIQEARNAEEKAKKAITDAAMMAEELKKEQDTSSHLERMKKNLEVTVKDLQHRLDEAETLALKGGKKQIQKLEARVRELESEVEAEQKRGAEAIKGVRKYERRVKELTYQTEEDKKNITRLQDLVDKLQLKVKAYKRQCEDSEEQANSHLTRYRKVQHEMEEAQERADIAESQVNKLRAKSRDFARGKDAEE